The region AATGTTGAGTTCTGCATAAAAAAACCTCTTAAAAATTATTTTGACCTATTTTCCATTTGTCTTTTCATTTCTATCAAAGCATCATCTGAAGAATATTGTCTAATTCTTGCTTCAATATATATAGATTTCTCTATAATGGGGTTAATATCTGCATTTGGAAAGTCTTTTAATACTACAAACAATTCTCCGTAGCTAATCTCCATTAATACCAATCTAAACAACTCTATTTCATTAAGCTCCTCATTCTCTTCTCTTTCCCTCCTAACTTTTAGAGTTGCTACTTTATTTTGTAGAAAGTCTTCAAAATCATTCATAATTTAAATTTTATTCGAAGATATATAATCTTATGAAGTCATTTTCTTATTTTTTTATTTTTTTTAAAATATTATGAATTACATTTGAGAATTGTTAAAAAGGATATTTTTTTTTAAATGAATAAGACAAGATATGAAATAACTTCTGCTTCAGATAAATCAATTGGATTTGATTATCAGTTTTATTATTACATGTACTTAATCTTGGATTTAAGGCACAATGAAAAAATTGCAATAGAGATAAAGGATGATATTCATATTGAATTTACTGATGGAAAATTAATATTAATTCAAACTAAACATACCACCCAAACTAATCAAGATTCAACAAGTATAAATCTAACAGAAAGAGATAGTGATCTTTGGAAAACATTAAGCAATTGGGTAAAGGTAATTAATGAAGCAACAGATAAAAAAACTTTTTTAAAAACTACCTCTTTTCAATTAATTTCAAATAAATCCCTTTCTTCTAATCCCTTTTTTATTGAGCTTCAAAAATTACTTAACACAGATATAACTGTTAAGGAATTTAAAAATTATTTACAGGTTTTAATTGATAAAGGAACAGACATAACAATTAACGGCTACATTAAGAGCTTAAAAAGCTTGAATAATGAATTACTATATAGTTTCATTAAAAAATTGGAATTTAAATTAAATGAAGACAACATTATAGATAAAATCAAGGAAAGAATTCTGGAAAAAATATACTTCAAAGAAAGGGTGGATGATGTTTTTAATGACCTTTATTCAGAATTGAAAACAAAAGAATATTTAGATGTTAAAAAAGGAAATAAAAAAGAATTGTCTTTTGAAGATTTTGTTTCAAATTTTAGAAAATGCTTTAAAAAAGGTTTAAATGATAAGTTGCCAATAAGAAAATTTGATATTAACACCCCTTCTGAAATTGAAAATCAGAAATTTATTCTTCAATTGATAGATATTGGTGATATTGGTAGTAATGATACTGATGAAATGTTAGAGTACACCATTCAAATGTTTCAACTCTTCAACAATTTAAAAAAATGGGAAGAAGATGGAGATTTGTTAAATCATGAAATTGAAGAATTTCACAAACAATCTATATTAATTTGGAAAAATTCATTTCGAGAAAAATTTAGGCAAATTAAAACAAAAGTTGAAAGCAATATTTCTGTAGATGACTCTGAAATAAAACATAAGGCTTTAGAATGTTTAGATGAGATGAGAAAAGCTATATTACAAATTGATGAAACTTTATTATCTGTAGAATTAAGTAATGGGCATTTTTATAATCTGACTAATAATGACCAAATTGGATGGCACTATGACTGGAAAACAAGATACTAACCCTTTGAAAAACAATTTGTTTATCTACAATAATGAAGCAATTTCAACAATAGCTTTAGGATATTTTATGAGTAGAGTGAAAGTAATATCAATTCCAAAATTTATGTTGATATTACCTTTTGTTTTACATGAACAAACATTAAAACAATTGAATAATAATTCAATAAATAGAAGTTTGGAAGAACTTATAACAAAAAAACCTTTATTATTATCTAATTTCAATTCAAGATTTAAAGACTTTCTTCC is a window of Flavobacterium acetivorans DNA encoding:
- a CDS encoding three component ABC system middle component; amino-acid sequence: MTGKQDTNPLKNNLFIYNNEAISTIALGYFMSRVKVISIPKFMLILPFVLHEQTLKQLNNNSINRSLEELITKKPLLLSNFNSRFKDFLPLSINSVTILNELQIIKIDREYIYFNRDSNFKTSELKDIGTRIQKIMKGLDRLIEIITSMDNNSLYLTLKVEL
- a CDS encoding ABC-three component system protein, with protein sequence MNKTRYEITSASDKSIGFDYQFYYYMYLILDLRHNEKIAIEIKDDIHIEFTDGKLILIQTKHTTQTNQDSTSINLTERDSDLWKTLSNWVKVINEATDKKTFLKTTSFQLISNKSLSSNPFFIELQKLLNTDITVKEFKNYLQVLIDKGTDITINGYIKSLKSLNNELLYSFIKKLEFKLNEDNIIDKIKERILEKIYFKERVDDVFNDLYSELKTKEYLDVKKGNKKELSFEDFVSNFRKCFKKGLNDKLPIRKFDINTPSEIENQKFILQLIDIGDIGSNDTDEMLEYTIQMFQLFNNLKKWEEDGDLLNHEIEEFHKQSILIWKNSFREKFRQIKTKVESNISVDDSEIKHKALECLDEMRKAILQIDETLLSVELSNGHFYNLTNNDQIGWHYDWKTRY